The nucleotide sequence CACATACCAGCAAGGGCGTGCCGCCGCTCTGGGCGATTTTGTCGATTTCCCTGGACAGCGCGGGCAACACCTCCTGACGCTGCAAGCCAATAAAGCTCAGCAACGAGTCGACGGCGCCTTTACGGAAGACGCGTCCCTGGTAATCGACGCCGGACAAGCGTGTCTCAGCACTGAACGGCACCCCCGTCAGTTCCCCGGCGGACGGTTCGGTTTGCGGGTGCATTGCGCGCAGGTACTCGACAATGGATTTGCCTTCGGCGGTGTCATCCGCCAAAGACGCCAGCAGCGCCCCTTCGACCAGCTCGTTGATGCTGACACCCGGCGCCGCATGCACCGCCGCGCAACGGCGGTTACCGAAAGTGATGGTGCCGGTCTTGTCCAGCAGCAACACATGCACATCGCCCGCGGCTTCCACCGCACGGCCGGACTTGGCGATCACATTGAGGCGCACCAGGCGATCCATGCCGGCGATACCGATGGCCGACAACAGGCCGCCGATAGTGGTAGGAATCAGCGTCACCAGCAACGCCACCAGAAACACCAGCGGCAGGCTGCCATTGGCGAAGTAAGCGAACGGCTGCAAGGTCACGACCACCAGCAGGAAGATCAAGGTCAGGCCGATCAGCAGGATATCCAGCGCCACTTCATTGGGCGTCTTCTGACGCTTGGCGCCTTCTACCAGCGCGATCATGCGGTCCAGGGTCGATTCGCCGGGGTTGGCGGTGATGCGGATCAGCAGCCAGTCGGACACCAACCGAGTATTGCCAGTGACAGCCGAGCGGTCGCCGCCCGATTCACGAATCACCGGTGCGGATTCCCCAGTGATCGCCGCTTCGTTGACGGCGGCGATGCCTTCAATGACTTCGCCATCACCGGGGATCATTTCCCCGGCCTCGACCCGCACCACATCGTCTTTGTGCAAGCTCGAGGCCGGCACCACCGTGAAGCTGCCGTCCGCCTCCCGGCGGCGCGCACTGAGGCCCTCGCTGCCCGCCTTGAGGCTGTCGGCGCGGGCTTTGCCACGGCCCTCGGCCAGGGCTTCGGCGAAGTTGGCGAACAGCACCGTGAACCACAGCCACACAGCGATTTGCACGGCGATAAAGGTGGGCACAGCGGTGTCGGGTATCAGGCACAGGAGCGTGGTGAGGATCGCGGTCAACTCCACCACCAGCATCACGGGGGAGCGTTTCAACTGGCGCGGGTCCAGCTTGACGAACGCCTGGACCAGCGCCGCACGCCACAGGGCTGAGATCGCGGTTTTGGCAGGCTCGCGGGTTTTGCCCGGTGCGGCATTTTTTGCAGGCATATTCATGTTCATATCCCTTTTCAGAAGCCCATGCTCAGGTGTTCAGCAATCGGTCCCAGCGCCAGCGTCGGCAGGAAAGTCAGGCCGCCCACCAGCAAAATGGTCATGGTCAACAGGGTCACGAACAGCGGGCCATGGGTCGGAAAGCTGTTCTGGCTGACCGGTGCGCTCTTCTTCAGCGCCAGGCTGCCGGCCAGGGCCAGTACTGGGAAGATGTAGCCAAAACGACCGATCAACATGCCCAGGCCTTGCATCAAGTTGTGAAAAGGCGTGTTGGCACCAAAGCCACCGAATGCCGAACCGTTGTTGGCGCCCGCCGAGGTGTAGGCGTAGAGCAACTGGCTGAAACCGTGAGGGCCTGGATTACTGATTGCCGCAGCCGGGCCAGGCAAGCTGGCGGCGATAGCGCTGAGCACCAGCACGGCCACCGGCATGACCAGCAGTGTCACCACCAGCAATTGCACTTCCCTGGCCTGGAGCTTCTTGCCGAGATATTCCGGTGTGCGACCGATCATCAGGCCGGCAAGAAACACCGCGATCAGCACATTGAGCAACATGCCGTACATCCCGGCACCAACGCCGCCGAAGATCACTTCGCCGACCATCATGTTGACCAACGCCACCATCCCACTGAGGGGACTGAGGCTGTCCTGCATACCGTTGACCGAACCGTTGGACGCCGCCGTAGTGGTCACCGACCACAGCACGGTGCCGGTGGTGCCGAAGCGTGACTCCTTGCCTTCGAGCGGGGCGGTCTGTTCGACGGCGGGGTTATTCAAGGTCGGGTTGGGCTGGTATTCGGACCACTGCGACACCGCGCCGCCGATCAGGAACAGCGCGAACATGCAGCCAAGAATCGCCCGGCTCTGACGCAGGTCTTTGACGTAATGGCCAAACGTGAACACCAGGGCGACCGGGATCAGGATGATCGCCGACACCTCAAACAGGTTGGACCAGGCCGTCGGGTCCTCGAACGGATGCGCCGAGTTGACGCCAAAGAAGCCCCCGCCGTTGGTGCCCAGTTGCTTGATGGCAATCTGGCTGGCCGCTGGCCCCAAAGGAATCAACTGGTCCACGCCCTGCATCGTCAGCGCATCAACGTAGTGGGCGAAGGTTTGAGGAACGCCCTGCCAGACCAGAAACAACGCCAGCACCAGACACAGTGGCAACAGTCCATAAAGCGTGGCGCGGGTCATGTCGACCCAAAAGTTGCCCAGGGTGTTTGCCGATTTGCGAGCAATCCCACGGCATAACGCTACAAGGACGGCCAAGCCGGTCGCCGCACTGACAAAGTTCTGCACGCCAAGGCCGACCATCTGGCTGAAGTAGCTCAGGGACGCCTCGCCGCTGTAGGACTGCCAGTTGGTATTGGTGATGAAACTGACGGCAGTGTTGAACGCCTGCGTCCACTCCATGCCCTGCAGTTGCTGCGGATTGAGGGGCAAATAGCCCTGCAGCAGTAGGATCGCGAACAGCAGCACAAAGCCTGAAAGGTTGAACGCGAGCAAGGCCAGGGCATACTTCTGCCAGCTTTGCTCTTGTTGCGCATCAACCCCCGACAGGCGCAGACACACGCGCTCAACCGGCCCGAGCACAGGCGTCAGCCAGGTGCGCTGACCTTCCATCACCTTGTAGTAGAAGCGTCCCAGAAAAGGCGCCGGAACCAGCACTGCGACAAAGAAGGCGAGGATCAGCCAATAGTCATAACTGTGCATAGCCGCTCCTAGTTCCGATCTGCGCGTAGCAGCGCGACCAGCAGATAAATGAACAGCGCCACGGCCAATAGCAGTGACACTCCGTCCAGAATGCTCATGGAAGTTTCTCCGTCGTACGGCGACTGCCGCGTGTAGGAGGATTGTCCACAGGAGTGGTGTAAAGGAACGAGAGCGAGGGCATGGCAGGGGCGTAAAAACGCCGTAAAGAACGGGCCTTTACCGATTTTTTGTAGGAGCGGAGCGCCTGATACCGCTTTTGTGGCGCGGGGGCTTGCCACAGGTAATGCCGTTCAGTTAAGCGAATAGCATCCATGGTAGGAGCGAGCTTGCTCGCGAAAAACGTCAACGATAACGCGTGTTTCCTGAATAAACGCGGCGCCTATAAGTTCTTCGCGAGCAAGCTCGCTCCTACAAATAGCCTTAACTGAACGGCATTACCTAGCCACAGGAAATTTTCAGCTTTAACTGAACGGCATTGCCCCAAACCCGGCGCACCGTAACCCGGTCGTATCGAGCAGCTTTCATTGACTCCCACCCGGCTGCGCA is from Pseudomonas mucidolens and encodes:
- the kdpB gene encoding potassium-transporting ATPase subunit KdpB, which codes for MNMNMPAKNAAPGKTREPAKTAISALWRAALVQAFVKLDPRQLKRSPVMLVVELTAILTTLLCLIPDTAVPTFIAVQIAVWLWFTVLFANFAEALAEGRGKARADSLKAGSEGLSARRREADGSFTVVPASSLHKDDVVRVEAGEMIPGDGEVIEGIAAVNEAAITGESAPVIRESGGDRSAVTGNTRLVSDWLLIRITANPGESTLDRMIALVEGAKRQKTPNEVALDILLIGLTLIFLLVVVTLQPFAYFANGSLPLVFLVALLVTLIPTTIGGLLSAIGIAGMDRLVRLNVIAKSGRAVEAAGDVHVLLLDKTGTITFGNRRCAAVHAAPGVSINELVEGALLASLADDTAEGKSIVEYLRAMHPQTEPSAGELTGVPFSAETRLSGVDYQGRVFRKGAVDSLLSFIGLQRQEVLPALSREIDKIAQSGGTPLLVCADGKLLGAIHLKDVVKPGIRERFAELRKLGIRTVMVTGDNPLTAAAIAAEAGVDDVLAEATPEKKLARIRLEQNDGRLVAMCGDGANDAPALAQADVGMAMNDGTQAAREAANMVDLDSDPTKLLDVVQVGKELLVTRGALTTFSIANDVAKYFAILPALFASIYPQLGVLNVMHLSSPQSAILSAIVFNALIIVVLIPLALRGVRVQAASAAALLRRNLLIYGVGGLVVPFVGIKLIDMLLTALHLV
- the kdpA gene encoding potassium-transporting ATPase subunit KdpA, translating into MHSYDYWLILAFFVAVLVPAPFLGRFYYKVMEGQRTWLTPVLGPVERVCLRLSGVDAQQEQSWQKYALALLAFNLSGFVLLFAILLLQGYLPLNPQQLQGMEWTQAFNTAVSFITNTNWQSYSGEASLSYFSQMVGLGVQNFVSAATGLAVLVALCRGIARKSANTLGNFWVDMTRATLYGLLPLCLVLALFLVWQGVPQTFAHYVDALTMQGVDQLIPLGPAASQIAIKQLGTNGGGFFGVNSAHPFEDPTAWSNLFEVSAIILIPVALVFTFGHYVKDLRQSRAILGCMFALFLIGGAVSQWSEYQPNPTLNNPAVEQTAPLEGKESRFGTTGTVLWSVTTTAASNGSVNGMQDSLSPLSGMVALVNMMVGEVIFGGVGAGMYGMLLNVLIAVFLAGLMIGRTPEYLGKKLQAREVQLLVVTLLVMPVAVLVLSAIAASLPGPAAAISNPGPHGFSQLLYAYTSAGANNGSAFGGFGANTPFHNLMQGLGMLIGRFGYIFPVLALAGSLALKKSAPVSQNSFPTHGPLFVTLLTMTILLVGGLTFLPTLALGPIAEHLSMGF
- the kdpF gene encoding K(+)-transporting ATPase subunit F encodes the protein MSILDGVSLLLAVALFIYLLVALLRADRN